aattattttgtctCTTATttatcttacaagggaacctcttgaggtttCACACTcggatttgaacgggaccgcaattttccaaaaccaaattttcagctgcccaagttcatttttcgatttttggcgaatttttgaaaattcaaaattgactgtttttggcgatttatgttttttttttaaaagaacgtaggtacttgatcagtaaaaacggtcaaaataagtcccaaaactaatattgattacccaaatccaaatttcaccatttccagccattctggagcctccagcgcgatttttcaatttctccagaattttgaatttgctctagaaggcgtgaatatgcagttgggcagctaaaaatcgagctgtgcattatactcgacctgtttaacgagtttatctacatttgagccgattttgagaattacacctcaagagtggttttttaaccagcttttttcaaaatcaaaaaatccaaaaaatcaaaaaatgattgtttctgaagaaaattttgaaatttgcgcgaatcgctgtatttcttcaagaactaatccccggagcgcaaattttactatttccaGCCGTTATGGAGCgagagagtgacacctcaaaaaaccactcttcagATGTCACCCTCAAAATCGgcttaaatgtggataaactcgttaaacaggtcaggTGCAAtatacaacttgatttttagctgcctaacttcatattcacgctcttctggagcaaattcaaaattctggataaattgaaaaacgtgctggaggctccagaatggctggaaatggtgaaatttggatttgggtaatcaatattaattttgggacttattttgaccatttttatttatcaagtacgtacttttaaataaaaagcataaatcgccagaAACagtcagttttgaattttcaaaaattcgccaaaaatcaaaaaatgaacttgggcagctgaaaatttggttttaggggttttcgactatgctctttccaaaaatcgcggtcccgttggaatgggagtgtgacacctcaagaggttcccttgttagtttaCGAGTTACCTGCCTttatttagataggtaggtacttaatctcTTTTGTTGTGCATTATGTTCAATTTATGAGTACCATGTATTAAAATTCTAatgtttactgttttttttttctgtttttttttttgttttttttttatggcaaaaaatatttacatttataaagaaaattgaaataaaacgttGACAAAACGatgccatttttcaaaacacataaTGTACTTAATGccctaaaatcttgaaaatgtatATTAGACAGTTCGATCAATCATTtagcaagtaggtacctacctattacaagTACCAACAATTTTCAGTAAGTGCATCGCACCGCATCGCAATTCCAatgttaaaattaataaatttgataattaGAATTACAAGCAGAGACTTGATGCTACAATGCTAATTTAGGTAAttagttttgtcaaaattgaagttAATAGCTTCTTCAACGTTCAGAATTCGATTTGTTATTTCAATTATCAATCGGAGCcgtttctattttgaaaaatttaggtaaCATGCCTTTAAATATGTAGATAATTATAACGGCGAGCGTCTCTAATATACCATAGGTCTGGTACCTTCGAAATTCCTCACTCTGCTCAAGGCTACGCAAATCGCAAAAGTTATCTatgagcaaaaaaatataatttggtcATGTCTATGAAGTGCTAAATAACtatctacctatacatattCTTTCAAATGCGATAATGCACCGAATACTTTAACTGAACATCCTATATTCACTTCATCATTCCTATTTTATTTTGAACGTTTTATCTAgaattatattcaatttttatttagagttgaaaaatagcgaacaagatttcatcaaattgatcgAGAAAGCTGTAGaagagtcgaaaatagggtgctCACTACTTACatagtaaatttcagcattctataAAGttaacttgataaaattttgatttttttttcgttttttggcccAGACTTGATGGTTATGAATTCAGAATGTAAGTAAGAGATCGAATTTGCATatattaaatatttttgtttcagaaaaaaggtgattatttaattaatgaaaataaggTTGAAGTGcaatttgtgtttaaaatatAACgatttaaatttggaaaattttttccaataagtgATTTtacatgtactacataggtaatggtaggcataaaattgaaattgaatgaatatAAGTAAAAGGACTTCATTCAAGTGATGCGTAGTACGGGtacggtggttttttttcataacaggacttgattaataaaaattgattcaacaaTATCGTGATTTAATATAAGTAGGCTATCAATAATTTGTATCAGAATCAGAAGACACGCTACATCTAACATtatcaaaatataaaacttCATAATTCATTGCTAAAATCCATTCAATGATTTTCAATCTAATCAGTTATAATTTGATGAACGTTGATAGAATTTCACATtataaaattgtgtaaattttgaTCGACTGAATCTAAATCAAATCATATTTCCATGGATGCGTCGTTGGTTTGGtactaagtataggtacctagtaataagtaagtaatctgtgttagcaatttttaaaagaataaacCTAATAgctaattaattttaattctttgaaaTTCGTATTCAAAACAGGCATCCAATACTTATTGTAGATTAACATTTTCCAAGCAGAAGCtgtcaaatttggtcaaattcaaagtattttatatatatttttttttcgaaaaaaacttaACGAAGATGACACGACGACATTGACGACGTCAGTGACGTCACTGGCTTGTAAAGTTTGGGAATCCCTTTACCATGTGTTTACAGAAGCGACGATGcggaaaaaagaaacaatgatAACATGATAAGAGAGAAACTGATTACGTGATCAGAAAGAGAAGATTTTGAAGATTTATATTTCAAAATCCATCATTTTCAATATGCCAAATTGGGAAACTTGTTGTAAGTAGTATATTCTTTAATTCATCGTTTGTAATAATTTCACATCTTCAGTAAATTTGTAATATTCTACAGGTGAGAGTGTAAATGAAAGTGTACGCAGAAGAAGGATACTCATCTGTTGCATATTCTGGGGATTGATTTTCCTGGCTTTTGCCATACGAGTGATAAAGTATTACAACTACAATCCGTCCGGAATTCAGAGATCGTCTAAATCCACTTCCTTTGATTTCTTTATGCTGGCTGTGTCGTGGCCAATTTCACTTTGCAGAGCTCGCACTGATAACGGAACCAATGCTGCCGATGCGTGTAATTTGACCAAAAACGAAGATAATTGGTTAATACATGGGCTTTGGTGAGCATATATAGACCCATTTTTAGATGCTGTAGTGATTATTGATTAATCATTCGTAATACATCTCATATTTTTGTCAAACAGGCCGAAGAGAATCGAAGATTATTCAACGAAGAGCTGCCCTCCATCACGATTCAACGAAACCGAACTTGAACCGATTCGAGATGAGTTGGAAGAATATTGGCCAACCAAGTTGAACGATTGGACTAATCCTTCTTTGTGGAAGCACGAGTGGAAGAAACATGGCGCTTGTGCTTTACAAATTGAATCGTTAAACACGcagctgaaatattttcaacgaacTTTAGAGCTTTATAAACAATACAATGTGACTAAAGCGTTAAAAGATTGCGGTATTCATCCAGATGATTCCAAGTTGTACAAGAAAGACGAATTCATAAGTTGTTTTGAGAAACATTTCAACGCTCATCCGCAGCTATCTTGCAAAAAAGTAACtattattgtacatatttcagttatttacttattttacgCGAGTTGGaagattaacattttttttttgtt
This region of Planococcus citri chromosome 5, ihPlaCitr1.1, whole genome shotgun sequence genomic DNA includes:
- the LOC135848062 gene encoding ribonuclease T2-like, encoding MPNWETCCESVNESVRRRRILICCIFWGLIFLAFAIRVIKYYNYNPSGIQRSSKSTSFDFFMLAVSWPISLCRARTDNGTNAADACNLTKNEDNWLIHGLWPKRIEDYSTKSCPPSRFNETELEPIRDELEEYWPTKLNDWTNPSLWKHEWKKHGACALQIESLNTQLKYFQRTLELYKQYNVTKALKDCGIHPDDSKLYKKDEFISCFEKHFNAHPQLSCKKMRNKTTLDEIRFCITKNFTIQNCEMFRVQKYCEKDFIFPANVDPKV